The following proteins are encoded in a genomic region of Arachis ipaensis cultivar K30076 chromosome B02, Araip1.1, whole genome shotgun sequence:
- the LOC110269167 gene encoding bromodomain-containing protein 2-like, whose translation MTRLRKATAKEGKRRSPRISELMRPSGAKSHGVQNNRTTNKRKFQEFMASEQVEEHSHDHQHVKKKSDQQIKVTSSVYVPEKRILELVLDTLQRCLIGVEDYYTIIEEPMDFGTMRAKLHEGMYKSLEQFEHDVFLIFNNAMHFNSSGTIYFRQARAIKELARKVFDVLKSSPEKFELEFSETKRKVVGRRNQGGFSRDSTTTTDMKSIISIQHTRKVVMSMHDDEGRDNLEVPIGGSKEGNGYKTMVDDKRCTYKPLSFTKDDSIFTTVYGKLNQLERVNKRDVGYKDSLMLFTKDLGPTAKNIAKRKILECEVRSAAFEDACRSDSNGNARRGPFLSTTQVGKKNQGLIPFNTNPHHFDLRHFLCNRSFQH comes from the exons ATGACAAGATTGAGAAAAGCAACAGCAAAGGAGGGGAAAAGAAGAAGTCCTCGAATATCTGAATTGATGAGGCCGTCAGGGGCCAAATCCCATGGTGTTCAGAACAATCGAACCACAAACAAGAGAAAATTTCAAGAGTTCATGGCCTCAGAACAG GTTGAGGAACATTCTCACGACCATCAACATGTCAAAAAGAAAAGTG ATCAACAAATTAAGGTGACATCTTCTGTTTATGTTCCGGAGAAACGAATACTTGAACTTGTCCTTGACACTTTACAAAGGTGTTTGATTGGT GTTGAGGACTATTACACTATAATTGAAGAGCCTATGGATTTTGGCACAATGAGGGCTAAACTACATGAAGGGATGTATAAGAGTCTAGAACAATTTGag CACGATGTATTTTTAATATTCAACAATGCAATGCATTTTAATTCTTCTGGTACCATATATTTCAGACAG GCTCGTGCTATAAAAGAACTAGCTAGGAAAGTGTTTGATGTATTAAAAAGCAGCCCAGAGAAGTTTGAATTGGAGTTCTCAGAAACGAAGCGAAAAGTTGTTGGTCGGAGAAACCAAGGAGGTTTTAGCAGGGATTCAACAACAACTACAGACATGAAATCCATAATCTCAATTCAACACACACGAAAAGTTGTTATGTCTATGCATGATGATGAAGGCAGAGATAATCTTGAGGTTCCTATAG GAGGCTCTAAAGAGGGCAATGGATATAAAACTATGGTGGATGACAAGCGTTGTACTTATAAGCCTTTGTCTTTTACTAAGGATGATTCAATATTTACCACAGTTTATGGTAAATTGAACCAACTTGAGCGT GTTAATAAGCGAGATGTTGGGTATAAAGATAGCTTGATGCTGTTCACTAAAGATTTAGGACCTACGGCCAAAAACATAGCGAAAAGAAAAATACTTGAATGTGAAGTTCGTAGTGCAGCATTTGAAGACGCATGTCGATCAGATTCTAATGGCAATGCAAGAAGAGGTCCCTTTCTTTCTACTACTCAAGTAGGGAAGAAGAATCAAGGGCTTATTCCGTTTAATACCAATCCTCATCATTTTGATCTACGCCATTTCCTCTGCAATCGCAGTTTTCAGCACTAA
- the LOC107628168 gene encoding serine/threonine-protein phosphatase PP1 isozyme 1-like: MDGLDGLIERLLEAKKNVGKRIHLVESEIRNICITAKEILLSQPNLLELEAPINVCGDIHGQYPDLLRLFEYGGFPPQSNYLFLGDYVDRGKQSIETICLLLAYKIKYPENFFLLRGNHECASINRIYGFYDECKRRFSVRLWKVFTDCFNCLPVAAVIDEKILCMHGGISPEIENLDQIKAIERPVDVPDQGLLCDLLWADPDRQIIGWGENDRGVSYTFGPDKVAEFLKKHDLDLICRAHQVVEDGYQFFADRQLVTIFSAPNYCGEFNNAGALMCVDETLLCSFQILKPLTAKTP; the protein is encoded by the exons ATGGATGGATTGGATGGTTTGATAGAAAGGCTTTTGGAAGCAAAGAAGAATGTTGGCAAACGGATTCATCTTGTAGAGTCAGAAATTCGCAACATTTGTATCACCGCAAAAGAAATCCTTCTTAGCCAACCTAACCTTCTCGAGTTGGAAGCTCCCATCAATGTTTGTG GCGACATACACGGGCAATACCCAGACCTATTGCGGCTGTTTGAATATGGCGGTTTTCCGCCGCAATCAAACTACCTGTTCCTTGGAGACTACGTGGACAGAGGAAAACAGAGCATAGAAACAATATGCCTCCTTCTTGCGTACAAAATCAAATACCCTGAAAACTTTTTCCTTCTGCGTGGAAACCATGAATGCGCCTCAATCAACAGAATATACGGATTCTACGACGAGTGCAAGCGGAGATTCAGTGTTCGTTTATGGAAGGTGTTTACAGATTGCTTCAACTGTTTGCCAGTGGCTGCAGTAATTGATGAGAAGATCCTGTGCATGCATGGAGGGATATCTCCTGAGATTGAGAACTTGGATCAAATCAAAGCCATTGAAAGGCCCGTGGATGTGCCAGATCAAGGGCTCTTGTGTGATCTTCTTTGGGCAGATCCTGATAGGCAAATCATAGGGTGGGGAGAGAATGATAGAGGTGTTTCCTACACCTTTGGACCTGATAAGGTTGCTGAGTTCTTGAAGAAACATGATCTCGATCTTATATGTCGAGCTCACCAG GTTGTGGAAGATGGGTACCAATTCTTCGCAGATAGGCAGCTAGTGACCATATTTTCAGCACCAAACTATTGTGGAGAGTTCAACAATGCAGGAGCACTTATGTGTGTGGATGAAACCTTACTCTGTTCCTTTCAGATTCTCAAACCCTTGACAGCAAAGACACCGTAG